Proteins co-encoded in one Timaviella obliquedivisa GSE-PSE-MK23-08B genomic window:
- a CDS encoding Uma2 family endonuclease, whose product MGDLGDGSDSNLDFSDILSVHDYYKMAEAEIFRPDERVEFIAGQVIPIAAKGTAHSAAITRVNRLLKSRLGDRILLRLQDPIELDNYSEPEPDIALVKPDPFDYEDHHPTASEVFLIIEIADSSLRGCLRSLDCYPIRPLNPPEWGTLKEEWCGSPPEWGVGGRV is encoded by the coding sequence ATGGGGGATTTAGGGGACGGATCAGATAGCAATCTAGACTTCTCAGACATCCTCTCAGTTCATGACTATTATAAAATGGCGGAAGCAGAAATTTTTCGCCCCGATGAGCGAGTCGAATTTATTGCAGGACAAGTGATTCCAATAGCAGCAAAAGGAACGGCGCATAGTGCTGCAATTACGCGCGTTAATCGGTTGCTGAAAAGTCGATTGGGCGATCGCATTCTTTTGCGACTACAAGACCCGATTGAGCTAGATAATTATTCTGAACCAGAACCCGATATTGCACTCGTTAAACCAGATCCATTTGACTACGAAGATCACCATCCAACTGCTTCAGAAGTATTTTTAATCATTGAAATTGCTGATAGTAGTCTTAGAGGATGTCTGAGAAGTCTAGATTGTTATCCGATCCGCCCCCTAAATCCCCCAGAATGGGGGACTTTGAAGGAGGAGTGGTGCGGAAGTCCCCCAGAATGGGGGGTTGGGGGGCGAGTGTAA
- a CDS encoding Uma2 family endonuclease, whose protein sequence is MILLRHPLKYDCEVKAIAYAKSGLSDYWILDVIARKLHVFRLPSPAGYQSETILLEEIIVSPLAFPDCEIRIEEMLRLRSER, encoded by the coding sequence TTGATACTTCTTAGACATCCTCTTAAATACGACTGCGAAGTCAAGGCGATCGCCTACGCCAAGTCTGGTCTTTCCGATTATTGGATACTGGACGTAATCGCCCGAAAACTGCACGTTTTCCGATTGCCTAGCCCAGCCGGATATCAGAGTGAAACTATTTTGTTGGAAGAAATTATTGTTTCACCACTCGCGTTTCCCGATTGTGAAATAAGGATTGAAGAAATGTTGCGTCTAAGAAGTGAACGATAG